A genomic window from Struthio camelus isolate bStrCam1 chromosome 2, bStrCam1.hap1, whole genome shotgun sequence includes:
- the FZD8 gene encoding frizzled-8 translates to MEWSYLLEVTSLLAALCLLQRAGCAAASAAAASSSSSAKELSCQEITVPLCKGIGYNYTYMPNQFNHDTQDEAGLEVHQFWPLVEIQCSSDLRFFLCSMYTPICLEDYKKPLPPCRSVCERAKAGCAPLMRQYGFAWPDRMRCDRLPEQGSPDTLCMDYNRTDLTTAAPPAKPPPRGARPGGPARAPPAAAAPPAAEAPRPPPPPPPCEPGCQCRAPMVSVSSERHPLYNRVKTGQIANCALPCHNPYFSPDERAFTAFWIGLWSVLCFLSTFATVSTFLIDMERFKYPERPIIFLAACYLFVSLGYLVRLVAGHEKVACSGGAGAGGAGAGAAGAGSSAAAAGAAAGGRGAAGGAAELQPELAVAEHVRYESTGPALCTVVFLLVYFFGMASSIWWVILSLTWFLAAGMKWGNEAIAGYAQYFHLAAWLLPSVKSIAVLALSSVDGDPVAGICYVGNQSLENLRGFVLAPLLIYLAIGSMFLLAGFVSLFRIRSVIKQQGGPTKTHKLEKLMIRLGLFTVLYTVPAASVVACLFYEQHNRPRWEATHNCPCLRDQQPDQARRPDYAVFMLKYFMCLVVGITSGVWVWSGKTLESWRALCTRCCWASKGAAVAGGTGAGTGGQAAIAAAGGLGAGGGGSLYSDVSTGLTWRSGTASSVSYPKQMPLSQV, encoded by the coding sequence ATGGAGTGGAGTTACCTGTTGGAGGTCACCTCGCTGCTCGCcgccctgtgcctgctgcagcgcgccggctgcgccgccgcctcggccgccgccgcctcctcctcctcgtcggccAAGGAGCTGTCGTGCCAGGAGATCACCGTGCCCCTCTGCAAGGGCATCGGCTACAACTACACCTACATGCCCAACCAGTTCAACCACGACACGCAGGACGAGGCCGGCCTGGAGGTGCACCAGTTCTGGCCGCTGGTGGAGATCCAGTGCTCCAGCGACCTGcgcttcttcctctgcagcatgTACACCCCCATCTGCCTGGAGGACTACAAGAAGCCGCTGCCGCCCTGCCGCAGCGTGTGCGAGCGGGCCAAGGCCGGCTGCGCGCCGCTCATGCGCCAGTACGGCTTCGCCTGGCCCGACAGGATGCGCTGCGACCGCCTGCCCGAGCAGGGCAGCCCGGACACGCTCTGCATGGACTACAACCGCACCGACCTCaccacggccgcgccgcccgccaagccgccgccccgcggcgcccggcccggcggccccgccagggcgccccccgccgccgccgcgccgcccgccgccgaggcgccgcgcccgccgccgccgccgcccccctgcgAGCCGGGCTGCCAGTGCCGGGCGCCCATGGTGTCGGTGTCCAGCGAGCGCCACCCGCTCTACAACCGCGTCAAGACGGGGCAGATCGCCAACTGCGCCCTGCCCTGCCACAACCCCTACTTCAGCCCGGACGAGCGCGCCTTCACCGCCTTCTGGATCGGCCTCTGGTCCGTGCTCTGCTTCCTCTCCACCTTCGCCACCGTCTCCACCTTCCTCATCGACATGGAGCGCTTCAAGTACCCCGAGCGGCCCATCATCTTCCTGGCCGCCTGCTACCTCTTCGTCTCCCTCGGCTACCTGGTGCGCCTCGTGGCCGGCCACGAGAAGGTGGCGTGCAGCGGTGGCGCGGGAGCCGGCGGTGccggggcaggggcggcgggtgccggcaGCAGCGCGGCAGCAGCCGGAGCAGCGGCAGGGGGACGCGGGGCAGCAGGCGGCGCGGCCGAGCTGCAGCCtgagctggccgtggccgagcACGTGCGCTACGAGAGCACCGGCCCGGCACTGTGCACCGTGGTCTTCCTGCTCGTCTACTTCTTTGGCATGGCCAGCTCCATCTGGTGGGTCATCCTCTCCCTCACGTGGTTCCTGGCTGCCGGCATGAAGTGGGGCAACGAGGCCATCGCTGGCTACGCACAGTATTTCCACCTGGCCGCCTGGCTGCTCCCCAGTGTCAAGTCCATTGCCGTGCTGGCGCTCAGCTCTGTGGACGGggacccagtggcaggcatctgttaCGTGGGCAACCAGAGCCTGGAGAACCTGCGGGGCTTCGTGCTGGCACCGCTGCTCATCTACTTGGCCATCGGCTCCATGTTCCTGCTCGCTGGCTTCGTCTCGCTCTTCCGCATCCGCAGCGTCATCAAGCAGCAGGGCGGCCCCACTAAGACCCACAAGCTGGAGAAGCTGATGATCCGCCTGGGCCTCTTCACAGTGCTCTACACTGTGCCAGCAGCCAGCGTGGTCGCCTGCCTCTTCTACGAGCAGCACAACCGGCCCCGCTGGGAGGCCACACACAACTGCCCCTGCCTCCGTGACCAGCAGCCTGATCAGGCCCGCCGCCCAGACTATGCTGTCTTCATGCTCAAGTACTTCATGTGCCTGGTGGTGGGCATCACCTCTGGCGTGTGGGTCTGGTCCGGCAAGACTCTCGAGTCCTGGAGGGCCCTCTGCACCCGCTGCTGCTGGGCCAGCAAAGGTGCTGCTGTGGCCGGGGGCACAGGGGCAGGCACAGGCGGGCAGGCCGCAATTGCCGCAGCAGGAGGACTTGGGGCCGGAGGCGGTGGCTCTCTCTATAGCGACGTCAGCACCGGTCTAACGTGGAGGTCGGGCACTGCCAGCTCTGTCTCCTACCCCAAGCAGATGCCCCTGTctcaagtgtga